The proteins below come from a single uncultured Carboxylicivirga sp. genomic window:
- a CDS encoding DUF819 family protein: protein MGVTFLLVLYILLPALAIFLCNKYDFLNRVGTVVLCYVMGLILGPLGAANDTFYQLQDIIMQVTVPLAIPLLLFTSNVKGWKKLAVKPFYSLLFALAAVFIAVVSGFFLFHGDDLPEFDKVGGMLVGIYSGGTPNLASLKLLLNVKEETYLAIHSYDMAIGAVYLFVLMGLGRKLFGLFLPSYEYQNAKTTEQIQEVSLGEILKNNSKRNRLLYIVLIAVGLIAVSGCVMMLVPESIQMVVFIFLITALGIAGSSFKKIQSTEGTFDVGMYLILIFSIVVASKVSVDNFTNINPMIFGYITFVVFTALILHVVFARFKKIDADMVIVTSAALICSPPFVPVVAGSLNNREIIVPGLTIGLIGYALGNYLGYAMAMFLSWV from the coding sequence ATGGGGGTTACATTTTTGTTGGTTTTATATATTCTTTTGCCGGCATTGGCAATTTTTTTGTGTAATAAATACGATTTTCTTAATCGGGTTGGAACTGTTGTACTGTGTTATGTAATGGGTTTGATTTTGGGGCCTTTGGGAGCTGCTAATGATACTTTTTACCAACTTCAGGATATTATTATGCAAGTAACTGTTCCTTTAGCAATTCCTTTGTTATTATTTACATCCAATGTTAAAGGATGGAAAAAATTAGCTGTAAAACCATTTTATTCATTACTATTTGCCTTGGCGGCAGTTTTCATTGCTGTAGTTTCTGGTTTTTTCTTGTTTCACGGTGATGATTTGCCTGAGTTTGATAAAGTTGGAGGGATGCTGGTTGGTATTTATAGTGGCGGAACTCCAAATTTAGCTTCATTAAAATTGCTTTTGAATGTTAAAGAAGAAACTTATTTGGCTATTCATTCTTACGATATGGCGATAGGTGCAGTATACTTATTTGTATTGATGGGGTTAGGCCGTAAATTATTTGGTTTGTTTTTGCCTTCGTACGAGTATCAAAATGCAAAGACTACAGAACAAATACAGGAGGTATCATTGGGTGAGATACTAAAAAATAATAGCAAAAGGAATCGACTTCTTTATATTGTACTAATTGCCGTAGGATTGATAGCGGTATCGGGCTGTGTTATGATGCTGGTTCCGGAATCAATTCAGATGGTAGTATTTATATTTTTAATTACTGCTTTGGGTATTGCTGGCTCATCCTTTAAAAAAATACAATCCACTGAAGGTACTTTTGATGTAGGAATGTATTTAATTCTGATATTTAGTATTGTGGTGGCGTCAAAAGTAAGTGTGGATAATTTTACGAATATCAATCCAATGATATTTGGTTATATAACATTTGTGGTTTTTACTGCGCTTATTCTGCATGTTGTTTTTGCCCGGTTTAAAAAGATAGATGCAGATATGGTTATTGTTACTTCAGCTGCTTTAATTTGTAGTCCGCCATTCGTTCCTGTGGTTGCCGGCTCGTTAAATAACCGCGAAATTATTGTTCCTGGATTAACCATTGGTTTAATAGGTTATGCATTGGGTAATTATTTGGGCTACGCAATGGCTATGTTTTTAAGCTGGGTTTAA
- a CDS encoding YitT family protein yields the protein MKISKQIYGENSKRHAIDYLLIIIGSFILAAGFVLFINPYKIVPGGVYGLGIVVHHLIPAIPVGTFGLVLNIPLTLIGIKILGSKFGIKTVVGMVLTTIFMDSLTYFIGETDPLGLQNDLLLSSVFGGIVIGFGLGLIFKAKATSGGSDIIAMIGNKFSKISVGQFLIIVDSIIVLTGLLVFKDWKIPLYSWIVIFITGKVIDITLDGISYEKALIIVSDKHELIKDRILNSLERGGTYFTGEGMYSGQEKKVIFTVVTRRELTTLQAMIYQIDPVAFLTVMDTSEILGEGFKSLKDKEE from the coding sequence ATGAAAATCTCTAAGCAAATTTATGGCGAAAATAGTAAGCGACATGCAATAGACTATTTACTTATTATCATTGGTTCTTTCATTTTAGCTGCTGGTTTTGTATTGTTTATCAACCCGTACAAAATTGTTCCGGGTGGTGTTTACGGACTTGGAATTGTAGTACATCATCTTATACCTGCTATTCCTGTAGGTACATTCGGTCTTGTTTTAAACATTCCTTTAACACTAATAGGAATCAAAATTCTAGGATCTAAATTCGGAATCAAAACCGTTGTAGGCATGGTTCTCACAACAATATTTATGGACTCACTAACCTACTTTATTGGTGAGACAGATCCTTTAGGTCTTCAAAACGACTTATTACTATCATCAGTATTTGGTGGTATTGTAATCGGTTTTGGATTAGGACTTATTTTTAAAGCAAAAGCTACATCGGGCGGTTCCGATATAATTGCCATGATCGGTAATAAATTTTCTAAAATTTCGGTAGGACAATTCCTGATTATAGTTGATTCTATCATTGTATTAACCGGATTGCTAGTTTTTAAAGATTGGAAAATTCCATTATACTCCTGGATTGTAATTTTTATTACAGGTAAAGTTATTGATATAACTTTAGATGGAATTTCGTACGAAAAAGCATTAATAATCGTATCGGACAAACACGAACTAATTAAAGACCGAATTCTGAATAGTTTAGAAAGAGGTGGAACTTATTTTACAGGTGAAGGTATGTACAGCGGCCAAGAAAAGAAAGTTATTTTCACGGTTGTAACCCGTCGCGAATTAACAACACTTCAGGCCATGATCTATCAAATTGATCCAGTTGCATTCTTAACTGTAATGGATACATCCGAGATATTAGGCGAAGGATTTAAATCGCTTAAGGACAAAGAAGAATAA
- the sucD gene encoding succinate--CoA ligase subunit alpha produces the protein MSVLVKKDSKVIIQGLTGSEGTFHATQMIEYGTHVVGGVTPGKGGTRHLQLPVFNSVSEAVKKTKADVSAIFVPPAFAADAIMEAADAGISVIVAITEGIPTSDMVKVKQFLSNKKVRLIGPNCPGVITPGEAKVGIMPGFIHQKGTIGVVSRSGTLTYEAVDQLTKQGLGQSTCIGIGGDPIIGTTTKEAVELLMNDPDTEGIIMIGEIGGSMETDAARWIKENGTKPVVGFIAGQTAPKGRRMGHAGAIIGGKDDTAAAKMKIMRECGLYVVESPADLGSTMKKALDK, from the coding sequence ATGAGTGTATTAGTTAAAAAAGATTCAAAAGTTATTATACAAGGATTAACCGGTAGTGAAGGTACTTTTCATGCAACACAAATGATTGAATATGGAACTCATGTAGTGGGAGGAGTAACACCGGGCAAAGGAGGAACACGACATTTGCAGTTGCCTGTTTTTAATTCTGTTTCAGAGGCCGTAAAAAAGACAAAGGCTGATGTGTCTGCTATTTTTGTGCCACCAGCCTTCGCTGCAGATGCAATTATGGAAGCTGCAGATGCCGGAATTTCTGTAATTGTTGCCATTACTGAAGGTATTCCTACATCTGATATGGTGAAGGTAAAGCAATTTTTATCCAATAAAAAAGTAAGGCTAATCGGTCCGAATTGTCCGGGAGTTATCACTCCGGGTGAAGCCAAAGTGGGAATTATGCCTGGTTTTATACATCAAAAAGGGACCATTGGAGTTGTAAGTCGATCTGGCACCTTAACATATGAAGCTGTTGATCAATTGACCAAGCAAGGATTGGGACAAAGTACTTGTATTGGTATAGGTGGCGATCCTATTATAGGAACAACAACCAAAGAGGCTGTTGAGTTATTAATGAATGATCCAGACACAGAAGGAATCATTATGATTGGAGAGATTGGTGGAAGTATGGAAACCGATGCAGCTCGTTGGATAAAAGAGAATGGAACGAAACCGGTGGTGGGATTTATTGCTGGTCAAACAGCTCCTAAAGGAAGACGAATGGGACATGCAGGAGCAATTATTGGAGGGAAGGATGATACTGCAGCTGCGAAAATGAAAATAATGCGAGAATGTGGCTTGTATGTTGTTGAATCGCCTGCCGATCTTGGTTCAACAATGAAAAAAGCACTGGATAAATAA
- a CDS encoding TonB family protein, whose product MKIKLLLACVFALVFGVKGYAQDETKDGGIETVVDKLPKLNKSGGNFNKYVAKHIGYPANAKLRGVEGDVWVSFVVSSTGIVKDVTVDKGVDPELDQAVVDFIQQTGPWKPAKKDGADVTTRMNVPVKFTLTQGERFLADKLKEFDLLDAPPLFVFDNKPVEGYLQIEDYNVKSIRILKGSKATELYGEKAQNGVVVITSKRGTPPIY is encoded by the coding sequence ATGAAAATTAAATTATTGCTTGCTTGCGTATTTGCTTTGGTATTTGGAGTAAAAGGTTATGCGCAAGACGAAACCAAAGATGGAGGAATTGAAACGGTGGTTGATAAACTGCCTAAATTAAACAAATCTGGTGGTAATTTTAACAAATACGTAGCCAAGCATATCGGATATCCTGCTAATGCAAAATTAAGAGGAGTTGAAGGTGATGTTTGGGTGTCTTTTGTAGTTTCATCTACAGGGATAGTTAAAGATGTAACTGTTGATAAAGGAGTTGACCCAGAATTAGATCAAGCCGTGGTTGATTTTATTCAACAAACAGGTCCCTGGAAACCCGCAAAGAAAGATGGGGCCGATGTTACTACTCGAATGAATGTTCCTGTAAAGTTTACTTTAACTCAAGGCGAACGTTTTTTGGCTGATAAATTAAAGGAATTTGATTTATTGGATGCACCTCCACTATTTGTGTTTGATAACAAACCAGTTGAAGGCTATTTGCAGATAGAAGATTATAATGTAAAATCTATACGAATATTAAAAGGAAGTAAAGCAACAGAATTATATGGCGAAAAGGCACAGAATGGAGTGGTGGTGATAACATCAAAAAGGGGCACGCCGCCAATCTATTAA
- the dacB gene encoding D-alanyl-D-alanine carboxypeptidase/D-alanyl-D-alanine-endopeptidase, producing the protein MHKYKKWASLLIFGLIACSNLIPKEEGYSNRLNEISKNGFVSASVIDMTTGEEIVTFNEQKRLVPASLTKIFTSAAAFELIGNDYRFSTKFFLHTEKSAHKQSLIIQGVGDPTLGSDRWDETKEEYLFSEIVNYLKKKKVRVIEDIILDDHLFSGITYPSKRNWEDIANYYGAAPNALTFKENTFRLTLSSPQKIGKTCKVVSTDPPIDKHFKCFVKSSTVNKDSAYIYGHPQMDNWYVSGSIPAGRSSFTIKGALPDPPKTLADRLRKYLSGHGISMQGEVKKGVVDHYKGKVLLVEHQSPSLNQIISVVNKKSFNLYADHLFFQIAISSGKEANWDNASIVLQSFWNKRIPDFSGTFYDGSGLSPFNRFSAKDMTEALCYVEKSEYSENFKNTLSVAGRDGTLKSLFNSEEGIEGAFIGKSGSMNGVLNYCGYLTSSSGKKYAVCIMVNGFNESFSEVRQHVSEFLNHVMQNE; encoded by the coding sequence GTGCATAAATACAAAAAATGGGCAAGTTTATTAATTTTTGGCTTGATAGCTTGTTCTAATTTAATACCCAAAGAAGAAGGTTATAGCAATCGATTAAATGAAATAAGTAAAAATGGTTTTGTCAGTGCCTCGGTGATTGACATGACAACGGGTGAGGAAATAGTTACATTTAATGAACAAAAGCGATTGGTACCAGCCTCACTTACAAAAATATTTACGAGTGCTGCTGCTTTTGAATTGATAGGTAATGATTATCGGTTTTCAACAAAATTCTTTCTTCACACAGAAAAATCAGCCCATAAACAATCATTAATTATTCAAGGAGTAGGAGATCCCACTTTGGGCTCTGATAGATGGGATGAAACAAAAGAAGAATATCTGTTTAGTGAAATAGTTAATTATTTAAAAAAGAAAAAGGTACGTGTGATTGAAGACATAATTCTGGATGATCATCTATTTTCAGGCATCACTTATCCATCAAAAAGAAATTGGGAAGATATAGCTAATTATTATGGGGCTGCTCCCAATGCTTTAACTTTTAAGGAAAATACATTTCGTCTCACGTTATCGTCACCCCAAAAAATAGGTAAAACGTGTAAGGTTGTAAGTACTGATCCGCCTATTGATAAGCATTTTAAATGTTTTGTAAAGAGTTCTACAGTAAATAAAGACAGCGCCTATATTTATGGTCATCCTCAAATGGATAATTGGTATGTGAGTGGATCAATTCCAGCAGGTCGAAGCTCATTTACCATAAAAGGAGCATTGCCTGATCCTCCAAAAACATTGGCTGACAGATTACGTAAGTATCTTTCCGGTCATGGAATATCAATGCAAGGTGAGGTAAAGAAAGGTGTGGTAGACCATTACAAAGGTAAGGTACTCTTAGTTGAGCATCAATCACCTTCATTAAATCAAATTATTTCAGTTGTTAATAAGAAGAGTTTTAATTTATATGCCGATCATCTATTTTTTCAAATAGCTATTTCATCAGGAAAAGAGGCTAATTGGGATAATGCTTCAATTGTTCTGCAATCGTTTTGGAATAAAAGGATACCAGATTTTTCAGGCACATTCTACGATGGAAGTGGATTGTCGCCATTTAATCGTTTTTCGGCCAAAGATATGACAGAGGCTCTGTGTTATGTCGAAAAGAGTGAGTATTCCGAAAATTTCAAAAATACCTTATCGGTTGCTGGCCGAGATGGAACTTTAAAAAGCTTATTTAATTCAGAAGAGGGGATTGAAGGTGCTTTTATTGGTAAAAGTGGATCGATGAATGGAGTGTTAAATTATTGTGGTTACCTAACTTCAAGTTCCGGAAAAAAATATGCTGTATGTATCATGGTGAATGGTTTTAATGAGTCGTTCAGCGAGGTTCGTCAGCATGTTTCTGAGTTTTTAAATCATGTTATGCAAAACGAATAA
- a CDS encoding DUF6340 family protein, translating into MKYLIVLTLVAVLAACTSSGSLVSYEVLRPAKYTIAPEIKSVVLINNSLVYDRKDVHVAEIDGETQVIDTMIYAGYPDSLLLSLEYSLMQKSFFDTVYLDTTHYKTELKGNPIGKLSQQVIDSVSKKYDADAVLSLEAYVYGTKVDVKKSPDMYYSTMGVHGYNYWRMYDCQTSNVLLEDLQADTIYWYGDGPSLDLSLLGFPTVVDANAEFAFYMGDEFSRKIVPEWEVIERQLYVEGNGYFVAANDWLGKNNPEEARKLWGYVYENGKDIDKCRAAHNIAVTLEREGDIDNALVWAYKSYELYKLMTKENRKLEVQDATNYYVYLTHRKKEIEKLDKQVGGA; encoded by the coding sequence ATGAAATATTTGATTGTATTAACTTTAGTGGCAGTTTTGGCAGCTTGTACTTCGTCGGGTTCGCTAGTTAGTTATGAAGTACTTCGTCCGGCTAAATATACTATAGCACCCGAAATAAAGTCAGTTGTTTTAATTAATAATAGTCTTGTGTATGATCGAAAAGATGTACATGTTGCCGAAATTGATGGAGAAACTCAGGTGATTGATACGATGATTTATGCTGGGTATCCCGATTCATTATTGTTAAGCCTCGAATATTCATTAATGCAAAAGAGTTTTTTTGATACTGTTTATTTAGATACTACACATTATAAAACAGAGTTAAAAGGTAATCCTATTGGTAAATTATCTCAGCAGGTGATCGATTCTGTTAGTAAAAAGTATGATGCAGATGCTGTTTTGTCGTTAGAAGCGTATGTTTATGGTACAAAAGTAGACGTTAAGAAATCTCCAGATATGTATTACTCAACTATGGGTGTCCATGGTTATAATTATTGGCGAATGTATGATTGTCAAACTTCAAATGTGCTTTTAGAAGATTTGCAGGCTGATACTATTTATTGGTATGGCGATGGACCATCGTTAGATTTATCCTTACTCGGATTTCCAACAGTGGTTGATGCTAATGCTGAATTTGCATTTTATATGGGAGATGAATTTTCGCGGAAGATTGTGCCGGAATGGGAAGTGATCGAGCGTCAATTATATGTTGAAGGCAATGGCTATTTTGTGGCTGCCAATGATTGGTTGGGAAAGAATAATCCTGAAGAAGCTCGTAAGCTTTGGGGCTATGTATACGAGAATGGAAAAGATATAGATAAATGTAGAGCAGCTCATAATATTGCAGTTACATTAGAACGAGAAGGTGATATTGATAATGCATTGGTTTGGGCTTATAAGAGTTATGAGCTTTATAAATTGATGACTAAGGAAAATAGAAAATTAGAAGTTCAGGACGCTACCAATTATTATGTGTATCTTACTCATCGTAAAAAAGAAATCGAAAAACTGGATAAACAAGTTGGTGGTGCATAA
- a CDS encoding type IX secretion system membrane protein PorP/SprF translates to MRKSLIVLMLLLSIKALAQQEPLYTQYMFNAMSVNPATTGVEETLNVTFLSRMQWAGLEGAPKTYSFSAQMPFENQDMGMGVSMVADNLGPVKNYYLNFNYSYQLQLNRQLRLSFGLKGGIYNYYVGLDGLLLDGTDSDPAFQGQIDRKFQPNIGAGVYLYDDKFYAGFSVPRMIASKLDNGEYESASNVFAQVSQHYYLMAGYTFELDRDWKIKPSFINKMVTGAPPSTDLAAQVIYQDTYWLGASYRFGDAVAVLANMKVGEQFFIGYSYDFSVSAINSFNKGSHEIVLSYNYDGLFDRKWNGRRIHRR, encoded by the coding sequence ATGAGAAAATCTCTAATTGTGCTAATGCTTTTGTTATCAATAAAGGCATTGGCACAACAAGAACCTTTATATACGCAATATATGTTTAATGCCATGTCGGTTAATCCGGCAACAACTGGCGTTGAAGAAACGTTGAACGTTACATTTCTTTCTCGTATGCAATGGGCAGGTTTAGAGGGAGCCCCAAAAACGTATTCTTTTTCGGCACAAATGCCATTCGAAAATCAAGATATGGGGATGGGTGTATCAATGGTAGCGGATAATTTAGGGCCTGTAAAAAATTATTATCTAAATTTTAACTATTCCTATCAATTACAACTTAATAGACAACTTCGTTTGTCATTTGGACTTAAAGGAGGTATTTATAATTACTATGTAGGTTTGGATGGTTTGTTGTTGGATGGAACAGATTCAGATCCTGCATTTCAAGGACAGATTGATCGTAAATTTCAACCTAATATAGGAGCTGGTGTTTATTTGTATGATGATAAATTTTATGCAGGTTTTTCGGTACCTCGTATGATTGCCTCGAAGCTTGATAATGGCGAATATGAGAGTGCCTCGAATGTATTTGCTCAGGTTTCGCAACACTATTATTTAATGGCAGGTTATACTTTTGAATTAGACAGAGATTGGAAAATCAAACCTTCGTTTATTAATAAAATGGTTACCGGAGCCCCTCCGTCAACAGATTTGGCTGCACAAGTAATATATCAAGATACGTATTGGTTGGGCGCTTCATACCGTTTTGGTGATGCTGTTGCCGTTTTGGCTAATATGAAAGTTGGTGAGCAGTTTTTTATCGGATATTCATACGATTTTAGTGTGTCGGCAATAAACTCATTTAACAAAGGGAGTCATGAAATAGTCCTGAGCTATAATTATGATGGATTGTTTGATCGAAAATGGAATGGCAGACGAATACATAGAAGGTAA
- a CDS encoding amidohydrolase — MNNLKVTLIQHDIAWENTDTNLLKLDKLFNEVEKDVDLVVLPEMFHSGFTMHPETVAEEMDGPVLKWMKAKAMEKQICLIGSVVFGEDSKYYNRLFIYYPDGNYLYYDKRHLFSMGGEGQHYQQGNKRLIFEYKGWKICPLVCYDLRFPVWSSNQNEYDLLIYVANWPTPRRKVWQILLQARAIENQSYVIGVNRVGKDVSAYYSGDSVVLDAKGNTLVECVPEEEEIKTIVINKDDLEVFRKKFPVLNDRDDFILQH, encoded by the coding sequence ATGAATAATTTGAAAGTTACCCTTATTCAACATGATATAGCGTGGGAGAATACAGATACTAACCTCCTTAAATTAGATAAACTATTTAATGAAGTTGAGAAAGATGTGGATTTAGTTGTGTTACCAGAAATGTTTCATTCAGGGTTTACGATGCATCCCGAAACAGTTGCAGAAGAAATGGATGGACCTGTTCTGAAATGGATGAAAGCTAAGGCGATGGAAAAACAAATTTGTTTAATTGGAAGTGTTGTATTTGGTGAGGATTCAAAATATTATAATCGATTATTTATCTATTATCCGGATGGAAATTATCTTTATTACGATAAGCGACATTTGTTTAGTATGGGAGGTGAAGGTCAACATTATCAACAAGGAAATAAGCGTTTAATTTTTGAATATAAAGGGTGGAAGATTTGTCCATTAGTCTGTTATGATTTACGTTTTCCAGTTTGGAGTAGTAACCAAAATGAATATGATCTTTTAATTTATGTCGCCAACTGGCCAACACCTCGTCGAAAGGTATGGCAAATTTTATTGCAGGCACGAGCTATCGAAAATCAGTCGTATGTTATTGGTGTAAATAGGGTTGGTAAAGATGTTAGCGCTTATTATAGTGGCGATTCTGTAGTGTTGGATGCCAAGGGTAATACTTTGGTTGAATGTGTTCCGGAAGAAGAGGAAATTAAAACAATTGTAATTAATAAAGATGATTTAGAGGTTTTTCGAAAGAAGTTTCCTGTATTGAACGATAGAGATGATTTTATTCTTCAACATTAA
- the fabG gene encoding 3-oxoacyl-[acyl-carrier-protein] reductase — protein sequence MKLLEGKTAIVTGAGRGIGKAIALRYAQEGCNIAFTDLAYNEAVQETEKELEALGVKAKGYASDASNFEDTQKVVAEIVKDFGTVDVLINNAGITKDTLLMRMTEDQWDAVINVNLKSVFNFTKAVQPTMLRQRSGSIINMSSVVGVSGNAGQANYSASKAGMIGFTKSVAKELGSRGIRSNAIAPGFIITEMTGKLPEDVKKEWEAKIPLKRGGTPEDVANICVFLGSDLSSYVSGQTIHVCGGMNM from the coding sequence ATGAAGTTATTAGAAGGAAAAACAGCCATAGTAACAGGTGCTGGTCGCGGAATTGGTAAAGCAATAGCCTTACGTTATGCTCAAGAAGGTTGTAATATTGCATTTACCGATTTAGCTTATAACGAAGCTGTTCAGGAAACTGAAAAAGAGCTTGAAGCACTTGGAGTTAAGGCTAAAGGATACGCTTCTGATGCAAGTAACTTTGAAGACACTCAAAAAGTAGTGGCTGAAATCGTAAAAGATTTTGGTACTGTTGATGTTTTGATAAACAATGCAGGTATTACTAAAGATACTTTGTTGATGCGCATGACTGAAGATCAGTGGGATGCAGTTATCAACGTTAACTTAAAGTCGGTTTTTAACTTTACTAAGGCTGTTCAACCAACTATGTTGCGTCAGCGTTCTGGTTCAATTATCAACATGAGTTCGGTAGTTGGTGTTAGCGGAAATGCTGGTCAGGCTAACTATTCTGCTTCAAAAGCAGGTATGATTGGTTTTACTAAATCAGTTGCCAAAGAGTTAGGTTCTCGCGGAATCAGAAGTAATGCAATTGCTCCAGGTTTTATCATCACAGAAATGACAGGTAAATTACCAGAAGATGTGAAAAAAGAATGGGAAGCTAAAATTCCTTTAAAACGAGGAGGTACTCCAGAGGATGTAGCAAATATTTGTGTATTCTTAGGATCAGACTTATCATCTTACGTTAGTGGACAAACTATTCATGTTTGTGGTGGTATGAATATGTAA
- a CDS encoding DUF1338 domain-containing protein has product MSNNATLFNRLFDEYQKLNPSVKQIHHLLDSNKEPIVNDHIAFRTFNYPHVNINVLAKPFLERGYKEKGNYRFEQKKLTAKHFEDENNPLAPKIFISQLMIEELSDTTQTILNTHIRDTSVHIPTGDDILFAGNIWGTPQHKIYKELLEESEYAAWMYAFGYRANHFTVLVNILKNTKTLQELNALLKDKGFPLNNFGGEIKGSPRVYLEQSSTLADIVDLPFEEGIFKVPACYYEFAKRYKMPDGHYFNGFITQSADRIFESTNYRK; this is encoded by the coding sequence ATGTCGAACAACGCAACTTTATTCAACCGTTTATTTGATGAATACCAAAAACTGAATCCTTCTGTAAAGCAAATTCATCACCTTCTGGATTCAAACAAAGAACCCATTGTCAACGATCACATAGCATTTCGAACGTTCAATTATCCGCATGTTAACATAAATGTCTTGGCTAAGCCATTTCTTGAAAGAGGTTACAAAGAAAAGGGTAATTATCGTTTTGAACAAAAAAAACTAACAGCAAAACACTTTGAAGACGAAAATAATCCACTAGCCCCAAAAATTTTCATAAGTCAACTGATGATTGAAGAGCTTTCTGACACTACCCAAACAATACTAAACACTCACATACGAGATACATCTGTTCATATACCAACTGGAGATGATATTTTATTTGCTGGTAACATATGGGGTACTCCCCAACATAAGATATACAAAGAACTACTTGAAGAATCGGAATATGCTGCATGGATGTATGCATTTGGATATAGAGCCAATCATTTCACTGTTCTTGTTAATATTTTAAAAAACACAAAAACGCTACAAGAGTTAAATGCCTTATTAAAGGATAAAGGATTCCCTCTTAACAATTTCGGGGGTGAGATAAAAGGTTCTCCAAGGGTATATCTTGAACAATCAAGCACTTTGGCTGATATTGTTGATTTACCTTTTGAAGAAGGAATATTTAAAGTTCCGGCTTGTTACTACGAATTTGCCAAAAGATATAAAATGCCAGACGGTCATTATTTTAATGGCTTTATTACCCAATCGGCCGATCGTATTTTTGAGAGCACCAATTATCGAAAATAA
- a CDS encoding gamma-glutamyl-gamma-aminobutyrate hydrolase family protein (Members of this family of hydrolases with an active site Cys residue belong to MEROPS family C26.) — translation MIFKTLTIHLLLFLFGCSLMAESLSDEFKKHLLITHPTKGTIEVLYALQKDSLIDFNSMQLTGVFHQNEKYNYTQSQSMLDTITCFRMNLVKLTDSLFIDSLYCRNRCTDTFTHLFESSDGVIFFGGPDIPPAMYNKKHHATTTVTDTYRHYFEASFLFHLLGGYQDAGFIPLLEEKPDYFILGICLGMQTMNVATGGTLIQDIPSKIYNSDEAKGLAKLNTEEVHRNFYPHSTGYKNLAGSHFHHIRFKDYFFIDLLNIDPDQTPIVNSYHHQAVDELGKGFKVGATSMDEKVIEAMFHVHYPNVMAVQFHPERAQLYLPTANFQFEPHGEKKTLNKWIDEESMNFHILFWNAINTILNESYL, via the coding sequence ATGATATTCAAAACACTAACTATTCATCTTCTATTATTTTTATTCGGATGTTCGTTAATGGCAGAATCGTTATCTGACGAATTCAAAAAACATCTACTAATAACTCATCCCACAAAAGGAACCATTGAAGTATTATATGCGCTTCAGAAAGACAGCCTCATTGATTTTAACTCAATGCAACTAACTGGTGTTTTCCATCAAAACGAGAAATATAATTATACTCAATCTCAATCAATGCTGGATACAATAACGTGTTTCAGAATGAATCTTGTTAAACTAACCGACAGCTTGTTTATTGATAGCCTTTATTGTAGAAACAGATGTACAGACACTTTTACCCATTTATTTGAAAGCAGTGATGGAGTTATTTTCTTTGGAGGACCGGACATTCCACCAGCCATGTACAATAAAAAACATCATGCTACAACAACAGTAACAGATACTTATCGTCATTATTTTGAGGCCTCTTTTCTATTTCATTTGTTGGGAGGATATCAGGATGCAGGTTTCATTCCTTTATTAGAGGAAAAACCTGACTATTTTATTTTAGGCATTTGTTTGGGAATGCAAACCATGAATGTTGCAACAGGGGGGACTTTAATTCAGGATATTCCTTCTAAAATATATAATAGTGATGAAGCAAAGGGGCTTGCTAAATTAAATACAGAAGAGGTCCATCGTAATTTTTATCCACACTCAACAGGTTATAAAAATCTGGCAGGATCGCATTTTCATCACATCAGATTTAAGGATTATTTTTTCATTGATTTATTGAATATCGATCCCGACCAAACACCAATTGTAAATAGTTATCACCATCAGGCGGTAGATGAATTAGGAAAAGGATTTAAAGTAGGTGCTACTTCAATGGATGAAAAGGTTATTGAAGCCATGTTTCATGTTCATTACCCTAATGTGATGGCAGTTCAATTTCACCCAGAGCGCGCTCAGCTTTATCTACCTACAGCCAATTTCCAATTTGAGCCTCATGGAGAAAAGAAAACCCTAAATAAATGGATTGATGAAGAAAGTATGAACTTTCATATTCTATTTTGGAATGCAATCAATACGATTTTAAACGAAAGTTATCTATAG